TTGGCTTTTAATCTTACAGATGTACCAGGCTTTCCCCGTAACAATTGTGCAATTTCAGAAAGAGAACGATCTTCTGTGTTCTTTCCATCAACTTCAATAAGTACATCTCCTTCATGAATATTTGCTTTCCCTGCAGGATCGTCTTCATATGGCGGTTCAACAACAACTGTTAATCTCCCTCTTTTGCTTATCGTCATTCCCACACCGCCGTATTTTCCTTCGGTTACGGTACGGAGATTGTCATTTTCTTCCTGTTCCACAAAATTTGTATACGGATCGAGCCGACTGGTCATCCCTTCAATACCGGCTCTTATGAAAGCTTCCGGATCAACCTCCTCGACGTAGCGGAATGATATCTCCTCATAAATACGCTTGAAAAGCGTCATGTTTTTCTTGAGTGTCACATAGAGATCGGGATCCATGGTGGTCGAAGAATTTGCCAGCCAACCACTGAAGGTAATTGCAACTAAAATTAGAACGATGATAACATAAGGTTGAGTTTTTTTACTCATAATTCCTCCGACAGTATTTCGAAAAATAAGGTTCGTTTAATCATTGCTTGAACGAAAACTCGAATAACAGTGTCCCTATTGCAAATTAATTCCAGCTAAAAACATGCGAGAATGACAGATAGGTTCTTTTCGACCAAACACTAATTTAAAAGTTTTTTTTTAAATCTGTTTTTATAAGTTGCCAAATCTTTTTTGAAATTTCCTCTATTTTATCATTTCCATTAATTATTTTTACCCGGTCCGGCTCATCTACGGCAAGTTGTAAATATCCTGCCCGTACTTTTTGATGAAATGACAGCTTTTCATTCTCCAACCGATCACGATTAAAACCCGCTTTTCGCTGACGATCTGCAGCCATTTGTGGCTCCACATCGATAATTAAAGTAATCTTGGGTTTTACACCATGTGTTGCAATGTGATTTGCCATTTTGATTTTGTCAAGTTCAATGCTTCTTCCATAGCCTTGATAAGCTACTGTCGAATCATAAAACCGATCACAAATTACGATTGAACCACGATTAAGTTCTGGAATGA
This is a stretch of genomic DNA from candidate division KSB1 bacterium. It encodes these proteins:
- a CDS encoding dTMP kinase; protein product: MKPGKGLLISFEGIDFSGKSVQSELLYKKTKESYTVKNCPVYLFREPGGSKISELIREILLDRSLTMMNSYTELLLYSAARSQLIVEKIIPELNRGSIVICDRFYDSTVAYQGYGRSIELDKIKMANHIATHGVKPKITLIIDVEPQMAADRQRKAGFNRDRLENEKLSFHQKVRAGYLQLAVDEPDRVKIINGNDKIEEISKKIWQLIKTDLKKNF